DNA from Oryzisolibacter sp. LB2S:
AGCGGGGGCGGCGCGGCGCTCTACGCGCTGGCCATCGTCATGATCGCCGCACTCGTGAGCTCGGTACTGCTGTGGCAGCGCCTGACCTCGATTCAGGAACAGCTCGCGCGCCAGTCGGCCGACTCGGGCGCCCAGGCCGTCGAGGCCCGCACCATGGCACAGCAGGCACAAGACCTCTCGCGCGAGACCGCCGCGCGCCTGGCCGTGGCCGAGGCACGCCTGGGCGAGGTCACCGTGCAGCGCACGCAGCTCGAGGAACTCATCCAGAGCCTGTCGCGCACACGCGATGAGAACCTGGTCATAGACATCGAGGCCGGCCTGCGCATGGCCCAGCAGCAGGCGCAGCTGACGGGCAGCCTGCAGCCGCTCGTTGCCGCGCTCAAGAGTGCCAGCCAGCGCATAGAACGCGCGGCCCAACCGCGGCTGGCCCCGGTGCAGCGCGCCATGGCGCAGGACCTTGAGCGGCTGGAGCAGGTCTCCGTCACCGACACGGACGGTCAGCTCGCGCGCATCGACGACCTGGTGCGCCAGGTGGACGATCTGCCGCTCATCAACCATGTGGCGCAGGCCGCCCTCATGCGCCGCCAGACGGACAAGGAGGAGTCCGCCGCGCCATCGGCCCCGGCCGATGAGTCCCGCTGGCGGGGCACGCTGCGTCGCGGCTGGGAGGCCGTGCGCGACGAGGCGCGCGGCCTGGTGCGCATCAGCCGCGTGGACCAGCCCGACGCCATGCTGCTCGCGCCCGACCAGGCGTTCTTCCTGCGCGAGAACCTCAAGCTCAGGCTGCTCAACGTGCGCCTCGCCCTGCTCGCGCGACGCACGGATTCGGCCCGCACCGATCTGGCCGCCGTGACCGGCGCGTTGAACCGCTATTTCGACCCCGCGTCACGTCGAACCCAGAAGGCCGCGACGGAGCTCCAGCAGCTGCAGGCCCATGTCAAGACCGCCGAGATGCCGCAGCTCGAAGACAGCTTTGCCGCCTTGGCCACGGCCGCGGCCGGGCGCTGACCGGCAGCAGGACACCAACCATGCGTGCAGCACTCTGGTTTCTGGCATTGTTTGGCGCGGCCGTCGCGGTCGCGCTCTTCGTGGGCAACAACCAGGGCACGGTCACGGTGTTCTGGCCGCCCTACCGCGTCGATCTATCGCTCAATCTCGTGCTGGTGCTGCTCGTGGGTGGCTTCACCCTGCTGTACGGGGCGCTGCGCGGCATGTCCACGCTGCTGCAGCTGCCGGTGCAGGCGCGCCGCTGGCGATTGCTGCAGAAGGAGCGCGCCATGCATGGCGCGTTGCTCGATGCGCTCTCGCAGATGCTGGCCGGACGTTTCCTGCGCGCGCGCAAGGCGGCCGAGTCCGCCATCACCCAGGAACAGGCGCTCGAAGAGGCCAGCCACGCCCTGCCCTATGGGCGCCAGCTGCGTACCCTGGCCCATCTGGTGGCCGCCGAGAGCTCGCATGCGCTGCAGGACCGCACCATACGCGAGGAGCATCTGCAACAGGCGATGGACAGCCTCCCCGAACGTCTGCCGGCCTCCATGCTGGAGTTGCGCGAAGGCGCGCAGCTGCGCGCCGCGCGCTGGTCGCTCGACGAGCGCGATGCGGATACGGCGCTCGAGCGCCTGTCCACCCTGCCCGCGGGCACGGCGCGGCGCACGCTGGCGCTGCGTGCGCGGCTCAAGGCGGCGCGCCTGTCGCACCAGACGCAGCAGGCCCTGGAAACCGCTCGCCTGCTGGGCAAGCACCGCGCATTCACGCCCGCCGCGGCCGAGAGCATCGTGCGCGGCCTGATCATCGAGCTGATCAACGGCGCCCATGATCCCGCGCAGTTGCAGCGCATCTGGCTGGACCTGGAAAACAGCGAACGCGCCATGCCCGAAGTCGCCGTGCACGCGGCCCAGCGCCTGGTGCTGCTCGGCGGTGACGCAGGTCAGGTGCGCGCCTGGCTGCTGCCCGTGTGGGAGCGCATGCGCGAGTTGCCCGACACCCAGCAGCTGCGCGTGGTGCGCGCGCTTGCCGCCAGCCTGCGGGGCCTGGACGCGCAGTGGCTGGCACGCATCGAGTCGGCGCAGAAGTCCGATCCCCGCAATGCACGGCTGCAGTACCTCTCGGCCATGGCCTGCCTCGAGCGCGAGCTCTGGGGCAAGGCGCAGCAGCAGCTGAGCCAGGCCACGCAGCGACTTACCGACACGGCCTTGCGCGCCGATGCATGGCGCCACCTGGCGCAGCTGGCCGAGCAGCGCGGCGATGCCGCGGCCGCAGCCGACGCCTGGAAACAGGCGGCCCAGCAGTAGCCGGGGCGCCGCCCCTCGCCGGCCCCCCCGCGGGCCTCGATCGTCGACATCACAGTGTCCGTCCTGGGCGCGCCCCTGCCGCGTGCCCCGCGTGGCTGCGCCACCACCTCCCCCACGGCCTGAGCCCGCGGCATCGCCTCGCGTCACGGACTGAACCAACGCTGCAGGCATGGGTTTGTACGCAAACAAACATTCGTTGCGAATGAACATTAAGATGGCGCCCTCCCTCGCTAGCACGATGTCACAACAAGACTGTTGCGTCACATCAACCGAGGGGCGTAAAACATGTCGACCGAAGTAAAAAGGACCCCACCATGGACAGTGCCGTTTTGAGCCTTTTGGGCGCCTTCCTTCTGTCCATCATTGGGCTGTTCGTCTTCATCTGGTCGCTGCGCAAGGGCCTTCTCGTCGAGAACCCCAAGGCCGCCTCGGCCATCTTCGCCAAGGGTGAGATCGGTCACATCGACGACCCCGCGCTGGGCGCCGCCGGGCAGCAGCACTTTCAGGCCGCGGCCACCGAGCCCGGAGATTCCACGCATCTGCCCGATGCGGCCGAGATCGAGGACCGCGTCGCCGCCGACCGCTCCAGCGCCTTTCCGGTCTTCATGTTCATTGCCTTCGCCTGCATGTGGCTGCTGTTTGGCGGCATCGCGGGCCTGACGGCCTCCCTCAAGCTGCACTGGCCCGACTGGCTGGTGAGCGAGGCCTGGATGACGTTTGGCCGCATCCGCACCGTGCACCTGACCGCCGTGCTCTATGGCTGGATCACCAACGCCGAACTCGCCATCATCATCTGGCTCATGCCGCGTCTGCTGCGCCGGCCGCTGATCGGCTCGATGTGGATCATGATGGGCGGAGCCCTTGTCAACACCGCAATTGCCAGCGGCATAGGCGCCATCGGCGCGGGCTGGACCGACGGCCTCGAATACCTGGAAATGCCCTGGCAGATCGGCATCTTCTTTGCAGCCGGCATGGTCTGCATCATCGGCCCGGTGATGTACACCATGGCCAACCGCAAGGTCGAATCGCTGTATGTCACGACCTGGTACCACACGGCCGGCCTGCTGTGGATCACCTTGCTGTTCATCGTCGGCAAGATGCCGGGTGTGCACTTTGGCGTGCAGCAGGCCGCCATGAACTGGTGGTACGGCCACAACGTGCTGGGCCTGTGGTTCACGCCCGTGGCCGTCGGCGCCATCTACTACTTTCTGCCCAAGATCATCGCGCGGCCCATACGCTCGTACAACCTGTCCATCCTGGGTTTCTGGACGCTGGCCTTCTTCTACGCCCAGGTGGGCGGCCACCACCTCGTGGGTGGGCCGGTGCCCGGCTGGCTCATCACGCTGTCCATCGTGCAGAGCATGATGATGATCATCCCGGTGCTCGCCTTCTCCATCAACATGGGGCTGACGATGAGGGGCCGCATGCGCCTGGCGAAATATTCGCCCACGCTGCGCTTCATGATGTTCGGCGGGCTCATGTACCTGCTGTCGTCGCTGCAGGGCTCGTTCGAGGCGTTGCGCTCGGTGCAGCAGGTGGCCCACTTCACGCATTTCACCGTGGCCCACGCGCACCTCGGTGCCTATGGCTTCGTGACCATGGTGCTGTTTGGCGCCATCTACTTCATCATGCCGCGCATCATGCATTGGGAATGGCCCTTCCCCAGGCTGATCTCCTGGCATTTCTGGCTCGCCGCGATCGGCATCATGATTTATTTCGTGGGCCTGACCTACGGCGGCTGGTTGCAGGGCCTGGCCATGCTCGACGAGTCGCGCCCATTCATGGACTCCGTGGCGGTGACGATTCCGTGGCTGCAATGGCGCAGCGTCGGCGGCGGCCTGATGGTCGCAAGCCATCTGGTGTTCGTCTTCCACTTCCTGGCCATGGCGCTGCGCTTCGGCCCCGATCGTGCCGGCGCCGCACTGTTCTCTAACCAACCCAAGGCGGTGGAGCTCGCTCATGGAGAATGAAAGCAAACTGACCGCAGGGGCCATGGTGACCTTTGCCATCGCCGTCTCTGCCCTGGTGATCCTGCCCTATGCGCAGGTGCGCGATGTGAAGCCCCCCGAGGGCCTCAAGCCCTATACCAGCGCCGAGCTGCGCGGACGCGCGACCTACATCGCCAACGGCTGCGTCTACTGCCACAGCCAGCAGCCGCGCTCGGAGAGCTTCGCCCCCGACGCCAAGCGCGGCTGGGGCCGTGCCTCGGTGCCGGGTGACTATTTCTACGACAAGCCGCATCTGCTGGGCAGCATGCGCACGGGCCCGGACCTGTTCAACATCGGCGTGCGCCAGCCCAGCAAGGACTGGCACCTGGGCCATCTGTACCAGCCGCGCGCCTATGTGCCGGGCTCCATCATGCCCTCCTACCCCTATCTCTTCGACATCAAGGACAAGGCCGAACCCGGCGAGGAGCCCATCAAGCTGCCGCCCGGCTACACGCCCGCGGGCAAGGTCGTGGTGCCCACGCCCGAGGCGCTCGACCTCGTGAAGTACCTGCAGGCACTCAAGCGCGACTATCCGGTGTTGCCACCCGAGCCGCACGAGGCCTCGGGCGCCAAGACCTCCTCCGCGACGCCGGCGCCCCAGCCCACGCCCGCTTCTTGAAAGGACTGTGACCATGAGCCAAGACCCGGTCACACGCGCACAACAGCGCGAGAACGAAGACCCCGAAGAGGCCGTCCGCCCCATGCCCCTCGTGGCCCTGCTGATTGCGGCGGCCATGGTGGTCTGGGCGGTGATCTACATCCTGAACACCGAGCCCCTCACGCTCTCCCAGTATGGCGATCAGCGCACACGGGCCGAGCTCTCCGGCCCGGCCGCACCCGCCGCCGGCGCGGCCGTGGACGGCAAGGCCATCTTTGCGGCCCAGTGCGCGGCCTGCCACCAGGCCACGGGCGCGGGCCTGCCAGGGGTGTTCCCGCCGCTGGACGGGTCGGAATGGGTGCAGGGCGAGCCACGCGTGCTGGCCAACATCCTGCTGCACGGCATCACGGGCGACATCACCGTCAAGGGCAACAAATACCAGGGCGCCATGCCCAGCTTCGCCCAGCTGTCCGACGCCGAGCTCGCCGGCGTGGCCAGCTATATCCGCAGCAGCTGGTCCAACAAGGGGGATCCGCTGGATGCGAAGCTGTTCGAGGACGAGCGCAAGGCCGGAGCAGACCGCAAGACCCCGTTCGAAGGCGAGGCGGCACTCAAGGCCCTGACCCAGTGACCCGGCCATGTGGCGCACCGCCCTGTTGAGCGCCCTGCTGGTGCTCGGCGGCGTGGCCACGGCGCGCTGGCTCACCTATGACTTCCAGGTCTGGACCGACGAAGGCGCGCGTCGCCTGGAGGTCGCGCTGCGGCCCGTGCCGGCGCCGGACGTGCGCGTCGAGGGTCCGCAGATGCAGGCCGCACCGCTGCCCTCGCTGCTGACCGACGGTGGCGCGGTCACCATCGTCGACTTCTTCTACACGCATTGCGAGACCGTCTGCCTGTCGCTCGGCAGCAGCTTTCAGCAACTGCAGGCGGCCTTGCAGGCCGATCGGGCGGAGGGGAAACCATCGGGCGTGCGGCTGCTCTCCATCAGCTTTGACGGCGCACGCGATGACCGCGCCCAACTGGCCGCCTACGCCGCGGGCCTGCGCGCCGACGGCGACCTGTGGCGCTTTGTCCGCGTACCCGATCCCCGGCAGCAGCAGGCCCTGCTGCGCAGCCTGGGCGTGGTCGTGATACCCGACGGCCGGGGCGACTATGAACACAATGCGGCGCTGCTCATCTTCGACCGGCACGGCCGCATGGTGCGCATCTTCGATCTGGCAGAGCAGCAGCTGGCGCTGGACTATGCGCGCCACCTCGCACGGAGCGCACCGTGATGCTGCCGCCGCGCGCATGCGCCACACCCGCCAGGCAGGCCCTGGCGGGCCTGCTGCTGGCGGCGCTGCTGGCCATCCCGGCCTTGCGCGACTGGCTGCAGGCCAGCATGTGGCGCCACATGCTGCTGCAGTTCCCGCTGTGGCTGCTCACGGGCGCGCTTCTGGCCGCCGCGCTGCCGCCGCGCTTGCGTGGCGGCATTGCCCGCTGCAACGCCCATGGCATCGCCGGTCTGGTGGCGCTCGGTGTGGTGCTGTCGGTGCTCATGGTGCCGCGCGTGCTCGACCTCGCGCTGCGTGACGCAGGCATAGAGGTGGCCAAGTGCATGGCATTGCTTCTGGCAGGCGGGCTGCTGCGCCTGTCCTGGCGCGCCGCGGGAATGGTGGTGCAGGCCTTCTTCCTGGGCATGCAGCTGCCCATGATGGTGGTCGTCGGCCAGCTCTACGTCGACTCGCCCCTGCGCCTGTGCAACGCCTATCTGCAGGACGACCAGATACGCCTGGGTCATTGGCTCATTGGCCTGGCGGCCCTGGTTGGCATCGCCTGGCTGGCCCATGTCGCCTGGCAGTTGATTCGGCGCGAGGATGGTCGGCTGACGGACGCGACGCCGCAGTGATCGCATCGCCACGGCGCCAACCTCGATGAGCCCGAAGCCGGCGCCCCAAGCGCCCGAGTTGCCATGGGCGGCACGGCCGAAGCCATAGCCGTGTCCGGCACAATGGCGGCCATGAGAGTTCTGCACACCATGTTGCGCGTTGGCAATCTCCAGCGCTCCATCGACTTCTACACCCAAGTGCTCGGCATGCAGCTGCTGCGCACGTCGGACAACCCCGAGTACAAGTACTCGCTGGCCTTTGTCGGCTTCGAGGGCGGCAACCCCGGCCAGGCCGAGATCGAGCTGACCTACAACTGGGGCGTCGAGAGCTACGAGCTCGGCACGGCCTACGGTCATATCGCCATAGGCGTGCCGGACGCCTATGCGGCCTGTGAACGGATCAAGGCGGCCGGCGGCCAGGTCACGCGCGAGGCAGGCCCCGTGATGGGCGGCACCACGGTGATCGCGTTCGTGACCGACCCCGATGGCTACAAGATCGAACTGATACAGCGCGCCAGCGACGCGGCCGGAGGCGGTCTTCGCTGAACGCTGAGCACAAAAAAGCCCGGGCATCCCGGGCTTTCTAGTCTTTCTCGCGTAGGGGCCGCGTCAGGGCGCCAGCACGACTTCCACGCGACGCGCCTCGGCATTGCTGCCGCTGCCCTGGGTGACTTCGGGCTTCTTCAGCTCGATTCTGTCTTCGGCCACACCCAGCGCCGTGAGTGCCTCGCGCACGGCCAGCGCGCGTTGCTTGGCCAGCTCCTCATTGAACGCGGCGTCGCCCGTGGCATCGTGAAAGCCCGAGACCACGGCCGTCTTGCCGCCCTCGACCACGCCCTTGACGATCTCGGCCAGGGCCTCGTTGGCACCGGCGGCCAGATCGGCCTTGCCGGTGGCGAAGTAGAACTTCACCACACCACCCTCGACGACCACCGTTGCCGCGTCATCGACCACGACCACCGAGCCAGGAGCTGCGGCCGCGCCCGCGCCGGCCGCCGCGGCCGCAGGTGCCGTGGGGGCATGGGCGATGCCGCGCTTGTAGACCACCACACCGACCACGGTGGAGACCACCAGGGCAATCAGGGCAAAGAGGAACCCGAGTGCGAAGCGTTGCTGGCTGTCGTCGTCGGAACTGCTGAAGGACATGGTGAGTACTCCCGTGAATGAATAATGGACGCGTTGGACAAAACCCGTGGATTGTAGAGTCTCGCCATGCCCCCGCTTGCCGCCCCCCTGCGCGACCCCGCCCCCATGCTCGAGCGCACGCTCGATGAATGGGGCGGACACGAAGACCTGTGGATCTTTGGCTATGGCTCGCTGATCTGGCGCCCGGATTTCGACTTCGTCGAGCGCCGGCCCGGCAAGGTGCATGGCTGGCACCGTGCGCTGAAGATGTGGAGCCGCGTCAACCGTGGCACGCCCGACTGCCCGGGTCTCGTGTTCGGCATGCTGCCCGGTGGCAGCTGCCGTGGCATGGTGTTTCGCGTGGCGTGCGGCCACGCGCGCCAGGTAATGGTGAATCTGTGGCAGCGCGAGATGGTGCTGGGCGTCTACGACCCGCGCTGGCTGCCCTGCCAGACGCCGCACGGCCAGGTGCGCGCCCTCGCCTTCACCCTGTCGCGGCGCAGCCCGAGCTACACGGGCGTGCTGGCCGACGAGGAGTACCGCCGCATCTTTGCCCAGGCCAGCGGCATCTATGGCAGCACGCGCGACTATGCCGAGGCCACGCATGCCGAGCTGCAGCGCATGGGCATACGCGACCGCGCACTGGCGCGCCTGATCGCCTTGACACGCGCGGCCGACTGAGCGACGGCATAAGCGGCTGCACAATGGCGCCATGAGCAAAAGCCCCCTTTCCTCCTCCATCGCCGACCTGCGCAAGAGCTATGAACGCGCCGAGTTGAGCGAAGACGCCTCCCACGCCGACCCGCTGCAACAGTTCGACCAATGGCTGCACGAGGCCATGGCGGCCCAGGTGCAGGAACCCAACGCCATGACCCTGGCCACCGTGGGCAGCGACCTGCGCCCGAGCACGCGTGTCGTGCTCATCAAGGGCTACGACGCCGCGGGCATCGTCTGGTACACCAACTACGACAGCCGCAAGGGACGCCAGCTCGCGGGCAACCCCTTTGCAGCACTGCAGTTTCACTGGGTGGAGCTCGAGCGCGTGGTGCGCATCGAGGGCGTGGTGGAGAAGGTCAGCGCCGAGGAGAGCGACCAGTACTTCCAGAGCCGCCCGCTGGACTCGCGCATCGGCGCCTGGGCCAGCCCGCAGAGCCAGGTCATCCCGGGCCGCAGCGTGCTGGTGACCAATGCCGCCAAGTACGGCGCGCAGTTTCTGCTGCACC
Protein-coding regions in this window:
- the gloA gene encoding lactoylglutathione lyase, whose protein sequence is MRVLHTMLRVGNLQRSIDFYTQVLGMQLLRTSDNPEYKYSLAFVGFEGGNPGQAEIELTYNWGVESYELGTAYGHIAIGVPDAYAACERIKAAGGQVTREAGPVMGGTTVIAFVTDPDGYKIELIQRASDAAGGGLR
- the pdxH gene encoding pyridoxamine 5'-phosphate oxidase gives rise to the protein MHNGAMSKSPLSSSIADLRKSYERAELSEDASHADPLQQFDQWLHEAMAAQVQEPNAMTLATVGSDLRPSTRVVLIKGYDAAGIVWYTNYDSRKGRQLAGNPFAALQFHWVELERVVRIEGVVEKVSAEESDQYFQSRPLDSRIGAWASPQSQVIPGRSVLVTNAAKYGAQFLLHPPRPPHWGGYRLRPDRWEFWQGRKSRLHDRLSYRLEAGAWVRERLAP
- a CDS encoding uroporphyrinogen-III C-methyltransferase, with the translated sequence MSTESVPEPSAGMPSAARTAPPASHSGGGAALYALAIVMIAALVSSVLLWQRLTSIQEQLARQSADSGAQAVEARTMAQQAQDLSRETAARLAVAEARLGEVTVQRTQLEELIQSLSRTRDENLVIDIEAGLRMAQQQAQLTGSLQPLVAALKSASQRIERAAQPRLAPVQRAMAQDLERLEQVSVTDTDGQLARIDDLVRQVDDLPLINHVAQAALMRRQTDKEESAAPSAPADESRWRGTLRRGWEAVRDEARGLVRISRVDQPDAMLLAPDQAFFLRENLKLRLLNVRLALLARRTDSARTDLAAVTGALNRYFDPASRRTQKAATELQQLQAHVKTAEMPQLEDSFAALATAAAGR
- a CDS encoding gamma-glutamylcyclotransferase, whose translation is MPPLAAPLRDPAPMLERTLDEWGGHEDLWIFGYGSLIWRPDFDFVERRPGKVHGWHRALKMWSRVNRGTPDCPGLVFGMLPGGSCRGMVFRVACGHARQVMVNLWQREMVLGVYDPRWLPCQTPHGQVRALAFTLSRRSPSYTGVLADEEYRRIFAQASGIYGSTRDYAEATHAELQRMGIRDRALARLIALTRAAD
- a CDS encoding heme biosynthesis HemY N-terminal domain-containing protein, whose amino-acid sequence is MRAALWFLALFGAAVAVALFVGNNQGTVTVFWPPYRVDLSLNLVLVLLVGGFTLLYGALRGMSTLLQLPVQARRWRLLQKERAMHGALLDALSQMLAGRFLRARKAAESAITQEQALEEASHALPYGRQLRTLAHLVAAESSHALQDRTIREEHLQQAMDSLPERLPASMLELREGAQLRAARWSLDERDADTALERLSTLPAGTARRTLALRARLKAARLSHQTQQALETARLLGKHRAFTPAAAESIVRGLIIELINGAHDPAQLQRIWLDLENSERAMPEVAVHAAQRLVLLGGDAGQVRAWLLPVWERMRELPDTQQLRVVRALAASLRGLDAQWLARIESAQKSDPRNARLQYLSAMACLERELWGKAQQQLSQATQRLTDTALRADAWRHLAQLAEQRGDAAAAADAWKQAAQQ
- a CDS encoding cbb3-type cytochrome c oxidase subunit II, with translation MENESKLTAGAMVTFAIAVSALVILPYAQVRDVKPPEGLKPYTSAELRGRATYIANGCVYCHSQQPRSESFAPDAKRGWGRASVPGDYFYDKPHLLGSMRTGPDLFNIGVRQPSKDWHLGHLYQPRAYVPGSIMPSYPYLFDIKDKAEPGEEPIKLPPGYTPAGKVVVPTPEALDLVKYLQALKRDYPVLPPEPHEASGAKTSSATPAPQPTPAS
- a CDS encoding cbb3-type cytochrome c oxidase subunit I, with the protein product MDSAVLSLLGAFLLSIIGLFVFIWSLRKGLLVENPKAASAIFAKGEIGHIDDPALGAAGQQHFQAAATEPGDSTHLPDAAEIEDRVAADRSSAFPVFMFIAFACMWLLFGGIAGLTASLKLHWPDWLVSEAWMTFGRIRTVHLTAVLYGWITNAELAIIIWLMPRLLRRPLIGSMWIMMGGALVNTAIASGIGAIGAGWTDGLEYLEMPWQIGIFFAAGMVCIIGPVMYTMANRKVESLYVTTWYHTAGLLWITLLFIVGKMPGVHFGVQQAAMNWWYGHNVLGLWFTPVAVGAIYYFLPKIIARPIRSYNLSILGFWTLAFFYAQVGGHHLVGGPVPGWLITLSIVQSMMMIIPVLAFSINMGLTMRGRMRLAKYSPTLRFMMFGGLMYLLSSLQGSFEALRSVQQVAHFTHFTVAHAHLGAYGFVTMVLFGAIYFIMPRIMHWEWPFPRLISWHFWLAAIGIMIYFVGLTYGGWLQGLAMLDESRPFMDSVAVTIPWLQWRSVGGGLMVASHLVFVFHFLAMALRFGPDRAGAALFSNQPKAVELAHGE
- a CDS encoding OmpA family protein, which codes for MSFSSSDDDSQQRFALGFLFALIALVVSTVVGVVVYKRGIAHAPTAPAAAAAGAGAAAAPGSVVVVDDAATVVVEGGVVKFYFATGKADLAAGANEALAEIVKGVVEGGKTAVVSGFHDATGDAAFNEELAKQRALAVREALTALGVAEDRIELKKPEVTQGSGSNAEARRVEVVLAP
- a CDS encoding SCO family protein → MWRTALLSALLVLGGVATARWLTYDFQVWTDEGARRLEVALRPVPAPDVRVEGPQMQAAPLPSLLTDGGAVTIVDFFYTHCETVCLSLGSSFQQLQAALQADRAEGKPSGVRLLSISFDGARDDRAQLAAYAAGLRADGDLWRFVRVPDPRQQQALLRSLGVVVIPDGRGDYEHNAALLIFDRHGRMVRIFDLAEQQLALDYARHLARSAP
- a CDS encoding cytochrome c, with the translated sequence MSQDPVTRAQQRENEDPEEAVRPMPLVALLIAAAMVVWAVIYILNTEPLTLSQYGDQRTRAELSGPAAPAAGAAVDGKAIFAAQCAACHQATGAGLPGVFPPLDGSEWVQGEPRVLANILLHGITGDITVKGNKYQGAMPSFAQLSDAELAGVASYIRSSWSNKGDPLDAKLFEDERKAGADRKTPFEGEAALKALTQ